ctctcgcgaaacaatctgtatttgtataaacttatacattatgaatcttctaagtccgccaaaaCGATCCTTAGACAAtttattagcattgcgaagcatctaactatggcaagatcaaatacttaggaaattttatcctttcgcaacattTATTATTTAACACAAGCGGGAAATTTCATCACTTGATTTTAAAGTTAAAATTTCACAAGATATATCCGCATTATTATTACATAAGTAGGCTGTAGCATTACTTCGCGAACACTTAGCCACATTTGCATAAGAATTAATTCAGTGTTTAAAAATTTAAGCGTTTGTATTCTGCAAAATGATCACtgcgcgtggccacacgcagtgttttctgCTTTGTATAAAAACAATTGCTCAAAACACAAATTTATTCTTTCTTATTCATAGATTTCAAGTAATAACAGCTCAAAAAACAACATACAGATCATGATTAACCATGATAAACACTCATTCAGTGTTTTTTCATTACAAACATTCATTATATTCGGCGAGCACCGCATGCCCTTCAACACCAACACTTTCACGGCAGTAATCATTGCGCACAGTGGTTCAATTACTGTTGAAGTCAGCGTACCAATGCCTTTGTAAGTAGAAAACTTCACCATTCCGTGCAAAGTGGATGGGATTGCGCCAAACATACGCAAAGTAGTGCGCCCAAGAATCATGTTAAACCTTGACTGATTTCGCATtacataaaggtttaaaaatgCTTGGCGCTTTAGCGATTCATCGCGGTCATCTACTAATTCAACTTGCAATTCCAACTGACCAATACGCCAAGTTGATTCTTCAGAAAAACCAGCTAACGAAACCGCATTAGGTTTTAGCAAAGTTTTGATATGTGCAGGCAATTTGTTGAAAAATTGCTCATACATTACGTCCACACTGCTGCCAGTATCAACATGTACCTTCAGAATTATGATGCCAGTATTCGCAATGTGTCATGAAACCACCACTGGCTTATCATGATCCGCATTAGAACTTATTGGAGGGAAAATAATAGAAGGGCATTGCCAATTCGCGAATTGCTCAGACACTTGGAACACTGACATTTCGCCTTGAACCTCCACTACATTTATAACCTGAATTTCGCGCAGATTCTCTTTCTTACTCACCATTTTAACCCCTAAGTTCTTTACTGCGGGAGCTTTTCGATCAGCAGAATTAGGCACTTGTGGAGCATTAGAATCTGTAGGTAGGACAATCACGTTTGCAGTGCTTGCAGCACCTTGAGTTATTAAATGATCTAATTTACCTTTCTCAAGTGCCTCCACAATTAATTCTGCCAAATCTCTACAGCGGTTAGTATCATGACCATAGTCATCATGAAAAATGCAAAACTTAGATTTATCACGCCTGCTGTTCTCCGCTAAAGGTTGAGGATCAGAAAAAGATCTCGCAACCCTTTCCTGCAACAAAATTTCTTTAGGCATTTTTGTTAACATTTGGATGATGTTGAAAGACTCATTATTCCATTTTCGCGAAGTATAACGATCGCGACGGTTATATCCATGATTATCATTTTGACCTTGATGTCTGTCATTGCGCGGGTAACTACCGCCACCattttgtgacaacccagaaattttcgaccaaatttaaactttatctttgtattatttcgacacgataagcaaagtttgttaagttaaatttcaaaaatgttaaactttgttcatacattcatttaacctcgaccaagtttcgacgattcacgaaccaatatataaatggatatgattatatatgtatatgtgtatatatagtataacttgaaaagttaacaaagtattaaatgtataatactttacatgaacgaatTTGTTTCGACATAAGTTTAatattatcgacgagattaaaagataatatcaaatgattgagttatctgaTACATTGTGTTATGAATACGGGTCtccgttgagaggtccactatgatttaagaaatctttcctttttaacggtattcggaataattggtaaagtgatttacaagaagaaactagacaagggttagtggagtttcctgttcgaTTTCCTATATAGGCGTTAACTAGTTAACTGTcatattatttagagtgaaagagaaatgttgggaatatagataacttagaaaatggatatcgGCAAGTTAAGAAAAATAACATTTTTTTTCATTAaagtaatttcatacgtttatctaacctttggactatatcttacgcttcaccagcaaatagtaatttaaaaacttgaaaacctgttatgagttatatacgattttacttttctaaaacatttttatgatataacgattcccATTAGTTTaacctttaaaaaaaatgattcctaaatatatttaactttgaaaaacaaattataatgtttatttgatttaatttcaaacgtactaaaacattttcagtttaaaaagaactttattaataaaacattttAAGATAACTTGTTTATTAATTTTgaagaatttaattaaagtttatattataaattacaagtatatatatagtgtttcaaaaatgtaaacgtaaTATGACGTAATATTttactattatttaaacgattataaacgaactttgaaatataattacttttgaaaaactaaaatataatattgttaaataaatatttcaatcctatataatatgtacaaaattatatttttctttgagaatatatatatatatatatatatatatatatatatatatatatatattacaaagtgatTAACCATAATATTAACTAGAAacaaaacattttgatttaaattACCCTATGtacatataacgagacgtcgatttatagaagcaaatgaccaaaacattcaaatgtataagttacatttcatggagtataattattggtgaagtaagtctaattattgataaaggtacgtgtcgcgaaacgtaaattacaagttttctaagcgtacaaaaggacgttcgaaaaaccggaaccggcacggaagtcgagcgtcaacgtacaattcatcgttgcaaaaattacaagtcaactaggcacgtgaatataatataatatataattaattatatgaattaaataataatttatatataataatagttaaAGAGTGTCGGTAGAGATTTTTCAATCGATTTGTGCTGTAAGAGAAGCTCAtgctgtagtgacccaaaattttccatatttatatatattaaatgaaattagtatatttacgtgattaaatgttttcaatatgttaagcaatcaaacttgttaagatttgattatttgaaatgtgcttcttatagacaattgaccacccaagttgaccggcgattcacgaacgttaaaaatttgtaaaaactacatgatgatatatatatatatggttaacatgagattatgataagtaagtatctcactaagtatattaataatgagtgatatacataaaaatgagtttattgaattaagaaactcgaaacgatatatataacgattatcgttataacaacgtcttactaaatacatatgaatcatattaagatattgatacactatgtttaacatgataaaatgataactaagtatatcattaagtgcgttaacaatgaactacatatgtaaaacaagactactaacttaagaatttcgaaacgaggcatatatgtaacgattatcgttgtaacgacattttaatgtatatatatcatattaagatatattcatacattataatattatgataatgtaataatttaacatctcatttaagtataataacaatggattaattacatttaacaagatcgttaacctaaaggtttcaaaacaacatttacaggtaacgactaacgatgacttaacgactcagttaaaatgtatatacatgtagtgttttaatatgtattcatacacttttgaaagacttcaatacacttatcaaaatacttctacttaacaaaaatgcttacaattacatcctcgttcagtttcatcaacaattctactcgtatgcacccgtattcgtactcgtacaatacacagcttttagatgtatgtactattgatatatacactccaatgatcagctcttagcagcccatgtgagtcacctaacacattgggaaccataatttggcaactagcatgaaatatctcataaaattacaaaaatattagtaatcattcatgacttatttacatgtaaacaaaattacacatcctttatatctaatccatataccaatgaccaaaaacacctataaacacttacattcttcaattttcttcatctaattgatctctctcaagttccatcttcaagttctaagtgttcttcataaattctacaagttctagtttcataaaatcaagaatacttccaagtttattagctcacttccaatc
This genomic stretch from Rutidosis leptorrhynchoides isolate AG116_Rl617_1_P2 chromosome 11, CSIRO_AGI_Rlap_v1, whole genome shotgun sequence harbors:
- the LOC139875317 gene encoding uncharacterized protein; amino-acid sequence: MPKEILLQERVARSFSDPQPLAENSRRDKSKFCIFHDDYGHDTNRCRDLAELIVEALEKGKLDHLITQGAASTANVIVLPTDSNAPQVPNSADRKAPAVKNLGVKMVSKKENLREIQVINVVEVQGEMSVFQVSEQFANWQCPSIIFPPISSNADHDKPVVHVDTGSSVDVMYEQFFNKLPAHIKTLLKPNAVSLAGFSEESTWRIGQLELQVELVDDRDESLKRQAFLNLYVMRNQSRFNMILGRTTLRMFGAIPSTLHGMVKFSTYKGIGTLTSTVIEPLCAMITAVKVLVLKGMRCSPNIMNVCNEKTLNECLSWLIMICMLFFELLLLEIYE